In Sphingobacterium sp. SYP-B4668, the sequence AATTACAGTCCTCCGTTGTCCTTTCAGCAGGTATGAACCCAAGACTATATACCTATATTTCAGAACTTGAACAATTTTGGCCCAAAGAAGGTGGTACATTCAACAAAAAAGTGACACTCAAAGTAAGCGACTATAGATCAGCTTCTATTCAGGCTAAATTTTTGGCTAAAAAGGGAGTCTGGGTTTCCGAATTCAGAATTGAATCTGGCCTCAACTGTGGAGGACATGCTTTCGCAACCGATGGCTTTCTATTAGGTCCTATATTGGAAGAGTTTAAGAACAAGAAAAAAGAGCTTCAAGCTGAACTCTTTCACGTCTATCAGCAGTATTGGTCCTTAAAGAGCACAGACCTACAGTATCCACCTCCTATAAAATATACTGTACAGGGAGGTATCGGTACAGCAGACGAACATCGTTTTTTGCTGGAACACTACGATTTCGATGCAGTAGGCTGGGGATCTCCCTTCTTATTAGTTCCAGAAGCCACTACATTAGATGATCAGACCTTAAATGCACTATCTATTGCTTCAGCCGATGACTTCTATATCAGTGATTCCTCTCCGCTAGGTGTACCCTTCAACAATTTTAGATTAAGTTCCGCCGAGAAACAACGGATACAACGCATCCAAAGCGGTCGACCAGGTAGTCCATGCAAAAAGAAATATCTAATCTCTAATACAGAATACACAGAACAACCCATATGTACCGCCTCTCGAGAGTATCAACATCTTAAAATTAAAGAATTGCAAGAGAAGCAATTGCCTCGAATGGAGTATGAAAAGGAATATGAAAATATCACCGTTAAGACTTGCTTATGTGACGGCCTAGCGGCTCCAGCTTATATCAAGTATGGCATTTTAAAGCCAAGAGAGATTGATTCCGTATCCATATGCCCGGGTCCTAATACCAGTTGGTTCAAAGGAATATTTTCGTTAGATCAGATGGTTAATCATATATATGGACGTGATAATCTATTAAAAGATCAATCACGTCCATTTTTCCTCATTAGCGAATTGAAACTATATGTCACCCACATCCAAAAATATGTAGAAATCAATATGTCTACAGTAGACGAGAAAAAGATCCGTTATTTGGATAAGTTCAAGAGACAATTACAGGAAGGAATCAGCTACTACAAAGAATTAAAAGAAACGTTGAATAACTTTCCAGCCCACATCATCCAAGCTATTCCCAACGAACTCCTACAGATAGAACTACAGTTGGAAAAGATAAAGTTCAGCTAAGTAATTGCTGGCTTCTATCGGTGCGCAGGCTATCACAGATAGGAAATAGTCACCCATCGACAGCGCTTTCCCTTAATCAAAAACGGACTTCAAATGAAGTCCGTTTTTGATTAAGGTGTCGCTATTGTTCGAAACTTACCAAATACTCCAAGAGGTAATTTGGCACCTGCTGTGGCCTGCAGATATAGCTCCCCTATCTCCAAATTCTCAACTTTCGGAAACGCAGTCCGGATGAGGTTCTCGACAATTACTGAAGAGAAACCCAGCGAATAGGTATTTAGGATAAGGAAATGTTCTTTAGGATCCAACAACTGCACGACATCTCTCATCATTTCTGTTATATGATCCTCCAATTTCCATTTTTCCCCCTTAGGTCCATGTCCATATGCGGGGGGGTCTAATATGATGCCGTTATAAGTATTGCCTCTTTTAAGCTCACGCTTCACAAATTTAAGAGCATCTTCCACTACCCACCTAATATTGTCGATTTCTGATAATTCTTGATTTTCGTTGGCCCAAGTGACCACCTGTTTAATAGAATCTACATGCGTAGTATCTGCTCCAGCAGCTTTTGCAATCAATGATGCTCCGCCTGTGTAAGCAAATAGGTTTAGTACCTTCGGTGTTTCAGTCTTAAAGGAACGAACAGATTCGGAAATGTAGTCCCAATTAACGGCCTGCTCTGGGAAAATACCCACGTGTTTGAAAGAAGTCAGTCCCAAACGGAATTTAATCGCTACATCAGTGTTCTTGTATTCAACATACCAACGATCCGGCGTTTTGGCATTCTTTTTCACCCATTCGCCAGAAGTAGCAGATCTCCCTTTGAAACGGATATCATGGCGCTTAGTCCATTCGCCCTCAGACAAAGTCTTTGGCCAAACAGCCTGAGGCTCTGGCCGTATAAGCACCAAATTGCCAAAACGTTCCAATTTTTCAAAATCCCCGCAATCGATCAACTCATAGTCTTTCCAATGCGTAGGAGTCAGTAGTTGTATTTCTGTATGATTCAAAATATAAAATTTGCTGCAAAGATACAGTTATCTATCAAAAGTATATAATCAAGATTACTGTTCTCGCTTCATGGATTTACGAGCAGCCTGCATCAAAGGGCTTGCAAACACAAAGTCATTAAGTTCCTTCACGTCCGACCCCAGAATATCCTGATTCGTACCTTCCCAAAACTTCTCCCCCTTATATAGATACAGAATGTATTCCCCAATCCCCATTACCGAATTCATGTCGTGGGTCACTACGATTGTCGTACATTGATATTCCTGAGTCAAGTCTTGTATCAGCTCATCAATCAAAATCGAAGTAGCAGGATCAAGACCCGAATTTGGTTCATCACAAAATAGATACTTAGGCCCCATACTAATTGCCCGAGCAATACCAACTCGTTTTTTCATACCTCCAGACAATTCTGTAGGGAACAACTTATTAGTACCGGCAAGATTAACCCGTTCCAAACAAAAGTTAGCCCGATCCACCTTTTCCGCTTTGGACATATCTGTAAACATATCCAACGAAAACATCAAGTTCTGCTCCACAGTCATCGAATCAAACAGTGCCGAATTCTGAAAAAGCATCCCGATTTCTTTACGGATAGGTATACGCTCTTCAAAATTCATCTTAGTAAACTCCTGTTTATCGAAGAAAACACGCCCCTGTTCAGGGTGATGCAGTCCTACTATGCACTTTAAAAGCGTACTTTTTCCAGAACCAGACCCCCCAATGATGAGACTCACTCTGCCTGGTTCGAAAATCGCATCTATACCCTTTAAGACCTCGTTATCCCCAAAAGATTTATGTATATTCTGAATTTCAATCATAGTTTATCAACTTACAGCATAATAGCAGTAATCAAATAGTCGCTTGCCAAAATAGTGATACACCCGATTACAACAGCTTGTGTACCCGCCTCTCCAACTTCTAAAGCCCCACCCCTTACATAAAAACCTTTATATGCAGGTACGGACGTAATTATAAATCCAAATACAACTGCCTTTACCATCGCTACAGATA encodes:
- a CDS encoding class I SAM-dependent methyltransferase, translating into MLNHTEIQLLTPTHWKDYELIDCGDFEKLERFGNLVLIRPEPQAVWPKTLSEGEWTKRHDIRFKGRSATSGEWVKKNAKTPDRWYVEYKNTDVAIKFRLGLTSFKHVGIFPEQAVNWDYISESVRSFKTETPKVLNLFAYTGGASLIAKAAGADTTHVDSIKQVVTWANENQELSEIDNIRWVVEDALKFVKRELKRGNTYNGIILDPPAYGHGPKGEKWKLEDHITEMMRDVVQLLDPKEHFLILNTYSLGFSSVIVENLIRTAFPKVENLEIGELYLQATAGAKLPLGVFGKFRTIATP
- a CDS encoding ABC transporter ATP-binding protein, which gives rise to MIEIQNIHKSFGDNEVLKGIDAIFEPGRVSLIIGGSGSGKSTLLKCIVGLHHPEQGRVFFDKQEFTKMNFEERIPIRKEIGMLFQNSALFDSMTVEQNLMFSLDMFTDMSKAEKVDRANFCLERVNLAGTNKLFPTELSGGMKKRVGIARAISMGPKYLFCDEPNSGLDPATSILIDELIQDLTQEYQCTTIVVTHDMNSVMGIGEYILYLYKGEKFWEGTNQDILGSDVKELNDFVFASPLMQAARKSMKREQ